In a single window of the Terriglobus roseus genome:
- a CDS encoding aldose epimerase family protein, protein MKHAIALLALGLMGMSLEAQVSKASFGSTKDGKAVDIYTLKDASLEVKIITYGARIQSILAPDSHGKTADVVLGSANLDGYVNDGGTYFGAVVGRYGNRIAKGQFTIDGKTYHVPINNNGQSLHGGTDGFSARVWTAKIIPEGVEMTLVSPDGDQGYPGELTAHVRYTLQGHALKIAYSATTTKSTVLNLTNHSYFNLGGEGNGTIVNHKIQIDADRYTPVDSVLIPTGDLPPVAGTPFDFRTPHVIGERIDLKNDQLKLGGGYDHNWVLNGKAGVLHTAAVVSDPGSGRTLTVSTTEPGVQFYTGNSMKDGVNTGTGGMKYVRRGGFCLETQHFPDSPNHPAFPTTLLKPGQTFQSMTVFTFGVTK, encoded by the coding sequence ATGAAACATGCGATTGCGCTGCTGGCGCTGGGATTGATGGGTATGAGCTTAGAGGCACAGGTATCCAAGGCTTCCTTCGGATCCACGAAGGATGGCAAGGCGGTCGACATTTACACGCTGAAAGACGCCAGCCTGGAAGTAAAGATCATCACGTACGGCGCGCGGATCCAGAGTATCCTCGCACCGGATAGCCACGGCAAGACGGCAGACGTTGTGCTCGGTTCCGCAAATCTTGACGGCTATGTCAATGATGGTGGCACCTACTTTGGCGCGGTCGTCGGACGTTACGGCAATCGCATCGCGAAGGGCCAGTTCACGATCGATGGCAAAACCTATCACGTCCCCATCAACAACAATGGTCAGTCGCTGCACGGCGGCACGGATGGCTTCTCCGCGCGCGTATGGACGGCGAAGATTATTCCTGAGGGCGTCGAGATGACGCTGGTTTCGCCCGATGGGGACCAGGGCTACCCCGGCGAGCTCACCGCGCATGTTCGCTACACGCTGCAGGGCCATGCTTTGAAGATTGCTTACAGCGCCACCACGACGAAGTCCACGGTGCTGAACCTGACGAACCATTCCTACTTCAACCTGGGCGGTGAAGGGAATGGAACCATCGTCAATCACAAGATCCAGATTGACGCGGACCGCTATACGCCGGTCGATTCTGTGCTGATCCCCACCGGCGATCTGCCGCCGGTTGCTGGCACGCCCTTTGACTTCCGCACGCCGCACGTCATCGGGGAGCGCATCGATCTGAAGAACGATCAGTTGAAGCTGGGCGGTGGCTACGACCACAACTGGGTCCTCAACGGCAAAGCCGGTGTGCTGCATACGGCCGCAGTGGTCAGCGATCCGGGATCAGGCCGTACTCTCACCGTTTCGACGACGGAGCCAGGCGTTCAGTTCTACACCGGCAACTCCATGAAAGACGGCGTGAATACCGGCACTGGCGGAATGAAGTATGTCCGTCGCGGCGGCTTCTGTCTCGAGACGCAGCACTTCCCAGACTCGCCCAATCATCCGGCGTTCCCGACCACATTGCTGAAGCCGGGTCAAACCTTCCAGTCAATGACGGTCTTCACCTTCGGCGTCACGAAGTAA
- a CDS encoding DUF5700 domain-containing putative Zn-dependent protease: MKRSAMKIMAIVVFALMMGNAKAVVVAMNADSATAVLTALENPALSREECLRIAAMPGNQGVIRKSREFGFDTNTQNFADALYASARGIAPKDSLARSYYFDIVKQKTPQIRALIRQINANPDNFQGAIQKRLAPFTPQGTDLPLQGYIVAAGDGGGYAFGGTDFYLNLGNMNDFLSARVTTAHELYHAIQGVFATSRGSFGDLPLLEGLSKTTQACLKTKQLFSNLYEEGSAVYVQGSGPSELDNGTSEIANRQKADLEDGIRYARANASLLEMSVISLNAPEAMPYDDVYRVDFFGHGFLYSTAYLMAKAIVDQDGPGGLSALLELPPEQFILRYTQLRAYGKGNDHPKLGSNTIQAARSLPKVCPR; this comes from the coding sequence ATGAAACGGTCAGCAATGAAGATTATGGCGATCGTCGTCTTCGCCTTGATGATGGGCAATGCGAAGGCAGTCGTCGTAGCGATGAATGCAGATTCCGCGACAGCCGTTCTTACTGCCTTAGAGAATCCCGCGTTATCCCGCGAGGAATGCCTCAGAATCGCGGCGATGCCTGGCAATCAGGGCGTGATACGTAAGTCGCGAGAGTTCGGCTTCGACACAAACACGCAGAATTTTGCCGATGCTCTCTACGCCTCGGCGCGTGGCATAGCGCCAAAGGATTCGCTTGCCAGGTCATACTACTTCGACATAGTGAAGCAGAAGACGCCGCAGATCCGCGCGTTGATTCGGCAGATTAACGCGAACCCAGATAACTTCCAAGGCGCAATCCAGAAGCGCCTTGCTCCGTTCACGCCGCAAGGAACTGACTTGCCGCTGCAGGGGTACATCGTAGCTGCGGGTGACGGAGGAGGCTATGCATTCGGGGGGACCGACTTCTATCTGAATCTCGGAAACATGAACGACTTCTTAAGCGCGAGAGTGACCACGGCACATGAGCTCTACCATGCGATTCAAGGTGTCTTTGCAACGTCTCGTGGGAGCTTCGGCGATCTTCCTCTTCTCGAGGGACTGAGCAAGACGACGCAAGCATGCCTGAAGACAAAGCAGCTCTTTTCGAATCTCTACGAAGAAGGTTCTGCGGTCTACGTGCAGGGTTCTGGACCGTCCGAACTGGATAACGGGACTTCGGAGATCGCAAACAGACAGAAGGCCGATCTCGAAGACGGTATCAGATATGCCCGGGCCAATGCTTCTCTGCTGGAGATGTCTGTCATCTCGCTCAACGCCCCCGAGGCTATGCCGTACGACGATGTATATCGCGTCGATTTCTTCGGACATGGGTTCCTGTACAGCACCGCCTATCTCATGGCCAAAGCCATCGTGGATCAGGACGGACCTGGTGGTCTCAGTGCTCTGCTTGAACTTCCGCCCGAGCAATTCATTCTTCGTTACACGCAGCTCAGGGCATACGGGAAAGGCAATGACCATCCGAAGCTCGGATCGAATACGATCCAGGCCGCGAGGTCTTTGCCGAAGGTCTGTCCTCGCTAA
- a CDS encoding SDR family oxidoreductase, with protein MSQKTALVVGSTGIVGLNLATHLAEQDWAVYGLARKPASAPGIHAVAADLLDPATLANALKEVKPTHVYITTWMRQPTEAENIRVNSAMVRNLLAAVAVSNSVEHVGLVTGLKHYLGPFEAYGKGKLPATPFREEQGRLDIENFYYAQEDEVFAAAKRQGFGWSVHRPHTIIGYAVGNAMNMGVTLAAYASICRETGRPFVFPGSAAQWNGLTDMTDARLLARHLLWAGTTPAARDQAFNVVNGDVFRWSWMWERIADWFGIDPAPFPDTISPLEIQLADAASIWADMAQKYKLAEPKLETLISPWHTDADLGRPIEVMTDMSKSRKLGFLDYQATDDSFFDLFTRLRESALIP; from the coding sequence ATGTCTCAGAAGACAGCACTGGTAGTCGGCTCGACCGGCATCGTTGGTCTTAATCTCGCCACGCATTTGGCCGAACAGGATTGGGCCGTCTACGGGTTGGCACGCAAGCCGGCGTCTGCTCCAGGCATCCACGCCGTCGCGGCAGACCTTCTTGATCCGGCTACGCTCGCTAACGCTTTAAAGGAAGTCAAGCCGACGCATGTCTATATCACCACGTGGATGCGTCAGCCGACCGAGGCGGAGAACATCCGTGTGAACAGCGCGATGGTCCGCAACCTTTTGGCAGCAGTCGCTGTATCGAATTCGGTTGAACACGTTGGTTTGGTGACAGGCCTGAAGCACTATCTGGGACCGTTCGAGGCATATGGCAAGGGCAAGCTCCCCGCGACCCCCTTCCGCGAAGAGCAGGGTCGGCTTGATATCGAAAACTTCTACTATGCGCAGGAAGACGAAGTCTTCGCGGCAGCCAAGCGCCAGGGCTTTGGCTGGAGCGTCCACCGTCCGCATACCATCATCGGCTATGCCGTCGGCAACGCCATGAACATGGGCGTCACGCTTGCCGCCTACGCCTCCATCTGTCGCGAAACGGGTCGGCCCTTCGTGTTCCCCGGTTCGGCTGCACAGTGGAATGGCCTGACCGACATGACCGATGCACGGCTGCTCGCGCGTCACCTCTTGTGGGCTGGAACGACTCCCGCGGCACGGGACCAGGCATTCAACGTCGTGAATGGCGACGTCTTCCGCTGGAGCTGGATGTGGGAACGCATCGCCGACTGGTTTGGCATCGACCCTGCACCGTTCCCCGACACGATTTCGCCCCTGGAAATACAACTCGCCGACGCCGCCTCGATCTGGGCCGATATGGCGCAGAAGTACAAACTGGCTGAACCGAAACTGGAAACGCTCATCTCTCCTTGGCACACAGACGCCGATCTGGGCCGGCCAATAGAAGTGATGACCGACATGAGCAAGAGCCGCAAGCTGGGCTTCCTCGACTACCAGGCCACGGATGACAGCTTCTTCGACCTCTTCACACGCCTACGGGAGAGCGCTCTGATCCCGTAA
- a CDS encoding tyrosine-type recombinase/integrase, with product MGRKASAALKVRGVFQRKEDPGVWWIRYHAHGQMKRERVGLSKQEAIDKYRQRKTEIKAGKQLPRNLKDAKITFQTLIDDVLVYSERHHKDTRNVTSRCAIIGKEFGTWAVEDIRSKHIESWLHERRTPTGAKPSGATFNIYRSLFSLIFRQAIRDGKATENPAKGIRKKPLRNTREKQLSPDEFTRIKEIVQRRWPDRWHEFVISLGTGMRLSEQYNLTWRSVDFTRGVVDLRNTKNGEPREIPMGPEVEAAFTAMKGLCFDTGPDGRVFISLRPGKWFKEALKDANIEDYVWHSNRHTFCSRLAKNNAHMKTIQKLAGHKTITMSARYIKTDDETLRNAVTGLF from the coding sequence ATGGGCCGTAAGGCGTCAGCAGCACTTAAGGTTCGAGGTGTGTTTCAGCGGAAGGAAGACCCCGGAGTCTGGTGGATTCGGTATCACGCACATGGGCAGATGAAGCGTGAACGAGTCGGGCTGAGCAAACAGGAAGCTATCGATAAGTACCGGCAGCGCAAGACCGAGATCAAAGCCGGAAAACAGCTGCCGCGCAATCTGAAAGATGCAAAGATCACATTCCAAACTCTGATCGATGACGTGCTGGTCTACAGCGAACGTCACCACAAAGACACCCGCAACGTGACCTCCCGATGCGCCATCATCGGCAAGGAATTTGGAACTTGGGCTGTCGAAGACATCCGTTCTAAGCACATCGAGTCTTGGCTTCACGAACGCAGAACGCCAACCGGTGCGAAGCCATCCGGCGCAACCTTCAACATCTACCGCTCTCTGTTCTCCCTCATATTCAGACAGGCGATCAGAGACGGAAAGGCCACTGAGAACCCGGCCAAAGGGATCAGAAAGAAACCGCTGCGGAATACCCGAGAGAAACAACTAAGCCCTGATGAGTTCACCAGGATTAAAGAGATCGTCCAGAGACGATGGCCTGACCGTTGGCATGAGTTCGTCATCTCCCTTGGAACGGGCATGAGGCTGTCTGAGCAGTACAACCTCACTTGGCGGTCAGTGGACTTCACCAGGGGTGTCGTCGACCTGAGGAATACGAAGAACGGAGAGCCAAGAGAGATACCGATGGGACCAGAGGTTGAGGCCGCCTTTACAGCTATGAAGGGTCTGTGCTTCGACACTGGACCAGACGGCAGAGTGTTCATCAGCTTGCGTCCGGGAAAGTGGTTCAAAGAGGCCTTGAAAGACGCGAACATCGAAGATTACGTCTGGCACTCAAACCGTCACACCTTCTGTTCACGTCTAGCAAAGAACAACGCTCACATGAAGACAATTCAGAAGCTAGCCGGTCACAAGACGATCACGATGTCAGCTCGGTACATCAAGACCGATGATGAAACTTTGCGTAATGCTGTGACCGGGTTGTTCTAG
- a CDS encoding GIY-YIG nuclease family protein gives MPIFFNSLLVEAEIQLDQVRLLRHQDNSSAQGRTPYELWRQDDQSAFDSYQSVQNPSRQAGLGPASLWASFVVTPDGRTLFAGLYRSQLQGLNQVNIPHAHREGFIEAGTCDVYTIELDERLSDLRGKLFVDWGPGTRQWVQRADNQNKVVTELLTRFKEPEFPGYLNFIQPLSQIESSLPTTWVSSLKQVQGVYLLTCPLTKELYVGSATGVDGFWGRWSQYVSNNHGGNIQLKSRDHSDYQVSILEVAGSGTTTEEIIAMEDRWKKKLQSREMGLNSN, from the coding sequence ATGCCCATTTTCTTTAATTCCCTGCTCGTTGAGGCCGAAATACAGCTCGACCAAGTCAGATTGCTGAGACATCAAGACAACTCATCAGCACAAGGTCGGACTCCCTACGAGCTATGGCGGCAAGACGACCAGTCAGCGTTCGATTCCTACCAAAGCGTTCAGAACCCAAGCAGACAAGCAGGCTTAGGACCGGCCAGCCTCTGGGCGTCGTTCGTCGTCACACCAGATGGTCGCACGCTGTTCGCTGGACTGTACCGCTCACAGCTTCAGGGACTCAACCAGGTCAACATTCCGCATGCACACCGGGAAGGGTTCATCGAAGCCGGAACCTGTGACGTTTACACCATAGAACTTGATGAGAGGTTGAGCGACCTCCGCGGCAAGCTGTTTGTGGATTGGGGTCCCGGCACACGTCAGTGGGTCCAGCGTGCGGATAATCAGAACAAAGTGGTCACAGAGCTGCTGACTCGATTCAAGGAACCTGAATTCCCCGGCTACCTTAACTTCATCCAGCCGCTCTCGCAGATCGAATCGTCACTACCCACCACTTGGGTTTCATCTCTGAAACAAGTGCAGGGGGTATACCTCCTAACCTGTCCGCTGACAAAAGAGCTTTATGTGGGGTCCGCGACTGGTGTGGACGGCTTTTGGGGACGGTGGTCCCAATATGTGTCGAACAATCATGGCGGCAACATTCAGTTAAAGAGCCGCGACCACAGTGACTATCAAGTTTCGATCTTGGAAGTCGCAGGGAGCGGGACAACTACGGAAGAGATCATAGCAATGGAGGATCGGTGGAAGAAGAAGCTTCAAAGCAGGGAGATGGGTCTGAATTCCAATTGA
- a CDS encoding GDSL-type esterase/lipase family protein: protein MSRLLLAACANLRPLVTAIFLFSGVAAAQAPAGYVTVSASKLGGSRPISNATVSFTPTLCTTSTAFGGRANDSQFAKVPYTASVSEGAFTVTVPDVSLTAPLNMCFDVVVKDDRSGNVLLGGFNSGYEKVQPAVTNSWCVAGVNGNGGACNFDVYSPQVSNLPATDSLVGPVGPIGPVGPIGETGPAGPQGIQGLTGSVGPQGPMGLTGADGPQGVAGVKGVAGATGPQGIQGLKGDTGATGATGPAGTNGTNGTAASVSVGTTTTGAAGSSALVVNSGTSSAAILNFTIPQGATGPAGPTGPQGPTGATGATGPQGVAGTNGTNGAAVGSIPQIVPTGLIGHYPLTGGAGTTEYDISGAGNNATWAGTANRVPSGITTSTSAILHFPLAISAGFQTVQILLDTWPDLTATGQSGASYFPIIDNDGGNLYGNGFVLFGTSKQLNQNALGNDSSVETWYGGNAGSASFSSAVGTAVCVTVVLPTASTPEHEYINGTEAIYYGQGNNFSQVAALRSIALNLGGSASDGYAPTTYHYALFYNTPLTQAQVAQNCSAMQNSTLARGVQPTTTNPTTEDQVVADGDSLTYGQNGTHPWTTALTAPAKVRNVAVSGWTIAALFTEAPTKVDPLFEPRAGVNTLVIWAGTNDLAFGVSNPAQTYANLRAYALARQRVGWKVVVVDMISRVNNDANKNAFNALIRAGWKGFADEFVDLGADSHIGADGTNTNATYFNSDGTHLTDAGYAIVTTAVQAAINRILGNSPSSRQSWITLSPTVAPSCTAFIAGQLQYAAGATGAKDTVQVCAKDATNAYAWRTIY from the coding sequence ATGTCTCGTCTGCTCTTAGCAGCGTGCGCGAACCTGCGTCCGCTAGTGACTGCCATCTTCCTGTTCAGCGGTGTTGCTGCGGCCCAAGCTCCCGCTGGATACGTGACAGTCAGCGCCAGCAAGCTCGGTGGCTCTCGACCCATCAGCAATGCCACTGTTTCATTCACACCGACGCTATGCACAACCTCCACTGCCTTTGGCGGGCGGGCAAACGACAGCCAATTCGCGAAAGTTCCTTACACGGCATCGGTCAGTGAGGGAGCATTCACGGTCACTGTACCTGACGTGTCGCTCACAGCCCCGCTCAATATGTGCTTCGATGTCGTGGTGAAGGACGACCGCTCAGGCAATGTTCTGCTTGGCGGTTTCAACTCCGGCTATGAGAAGGTCCAACCTGCTGTCACCAACTCATGGTGCGTTGCTGGTGTCAACGGCAATGGTGGTGCATGCAACTTCGATGTGTACTCACCACAGGTGTCTAACCTCCCGGCGACTGACTCTCTGGTCGGCCCCGTAGGACCCATCGGCCCCGTTGGTCCCATTGGCGAAACTGGCCCCGCTGGTCCGCAGGGAATTCAAGGTCTGACTGGTAGTGTCGGTCCGCAAGGTCCTATGGGATTAACCGGTGCAGATGGACCTCAAGGTGTTGCTGGTGTGAAGGGCGTCGCCGGTGCAACCGGTCCTCAAGGCATACAGGGATTGAAAGGCGACACCGGCGCTACTGGTGCGACGGGGCCTGCTGGCACGAATGGAACGAACGGCACAGCGGCTTCCGTCAGTGTTGGCACGACCACGACCGGTGCGGCTGGATCATCCGCTCTGGTGGTGAACTCGGGTACTTCGTCAGCAGCGATACTCAACTTCACTATTCCGCAAGGAGCTACCGGCCCAGCCGGTCCGACCGGACCTCAAGGCCCCACCGGAGCTACGGGTGCAACTGGCCCGCAAGGCGTGGCTGGTACGAACGGCACAAATGGGGCTGCCGTGGGATCAATCCCCCAGATTGTTCCCACAGGGCTGATCGGTCACTACCCTCTGACGGGTGGTGCGGGCACGACCGAGTACGACATCTCCGGTGCAGGCAACAATGCTACCTGGGCTGGGACTGCCAACCGAGTTCCGTCAGGCATAACCACCAGCACCTCTGCGATTTTGCACTTTCCACTCGCGATCAGCGCGGGCTTCCAGACTGTCCAGATCCTCTTGGACACGTGGCCGGACCTCACCGCTACCGGTCAGTCGGGAGCATCGTACTTCCCAATCATCGACAACGACGGGGGAAACCTCTACGGCAATGGATTCGTCCTCTTCGGCACCAGCAAGCAGCTGAATCAGAACGCGCTGGGGAACGACAGCTCAGTCGAAACTTGGTATGGCGGCAACGCAGGTAGCGCTAGTTTCAGCTCTGCTGTCGGTACGGCGGTCTGCGTCACCGTTGTCCTGCCGACCGCGAGCACTCCTGAACACGAGTACATCAATGGCACGGAGGCAATCTACTACGGGCAGGGCAACAACTTCTCGCAGGTCGCCGCGTTACGTTCGATCGCTTTGAATCTCGGCGGTTCGGCCTCCGATGGTTACGCTCCCACGACCTACCATTACGCCCTCTTCTACAACACGCCTCTTACACAGGCTCAGGTAGCGCAGAACTGCTCCGCAATGCAGAACAGCACGCTGGCGCGAGGAGTTCAGCCGACGACGACTAATCCCACGACTGAAGATCAGGTCGTCGCGGATGGCGACTCGTTGACCTACGGCCAGAATGGTACGCACCCTTGGACCACCGCACTCACGGCTCCTGCGAAGGTACGCAACGTGGCCGTTTCGGGATGGACTATAGCTGCTCTGTTTACTGAGGCCCCCACTAAGGTTGATCCTCTGTTCGAGCCGAGAGCCGGTGTCAACACTCTTGTCATATGGGCAGGCACCAACGATCTTGCCTTCGGGGTATCTAACCCAGCGCAGACCTATGCAAACCTGCGAGCTTACGCTCTTGCGCGTCAGCGCGTGGGCTGGAAGGTTGTCGTTGTTGACATGATCTCCCGCGTCAATAACGACGCGAATAAGAACGCCTTCAATGCTCTGATTCGGGCTGGCTGGAAGGGTTTTGCGGATGAGTTCGTTGATCTCGGCGCTGACTCACACATCGGTGCCGATGGTACGAACACAAACGCGACCTACTTCAACAGCGACGGTACGCACCTGACTGATGCTGGCTATGCCATCGTGACGACTGCCGTGCAAGCTGCCATCAATCGGATTCTGGGCAACTCGCCTAGCAGCCGTCAGTCATGGATCACGCTGTCTCCTACCGTCGCCCCGTCATGTACAGCTTTCATCGCTGGCCAACTGCAGTACGCGGCTGGCGCTACCGGCGCGAAGGACACCGTGCAGGTGTGTGCGAAGGATGCCACGAACGCATATGCATGGCGCACGATCTATTAG
- a CDS encoding DUF6950 family protein — protein MPLQRKPHWATREYHDFLLARAREPFDWGTNDCATFAADGVLAITGVDIMTELRGYTTNTGAMQKIHDVTSGTSFEEAVVWCAGRHGLIERMFPLMAQRGDLVLYRNADDSIAAGLVSLAGREVVSPGDAGLLCMPLTSVHRAWTY, from the coding sequence ATGCCTCTACAAAGAAAACCTCATTGGGCGACTCGTGAGTACCACGACTTCCTGCTAGCACGAGCACGCGAGCCCTTCGATTGGGGAACCAACGATTGCGCTACGTTTGCAGCAGACGGCGTCCTCGCCATCACTGGCGTGGACATCATGACGGAGCTTCGTGGCTACACAACGAACACCGGAGCCATGCAGAAGATTCACGACGTCACCAGCGGTACTTCGTTCGAAGAGGCGGTCGTCTGGTGCGCGGGGCGACACGGCCTCATCGAGCGTATGTTCCCTCTCATGGCGCAGCGTGGCGACTTGGTCCTCTACAGGAATGCAGACGACTCAATTGCCGCTGGCCTCGTGTCGCTAGCTGGACGCGAAGTCGTTTCCCCCGGTGACGCTGGCCTGCTCTGTATGCCTCTCACTTCAGTTCATCGCGCTTGGACCTACTAG
- a CDS encoding DUF2163 domain-containing protein, giving the protein MRNLDPTFRAQLTQSVFSPVLFVMLTFRSQTMYLCSAPFNVAFSGQTFLGLGTLGGISATQEGTEVQADGISLTISGLDPKIATECESDIQPLAPAKCWLGCMSQGLLIGTPYLFFSGVVDTPTSNVTPQSMSITLKLESRMLLLNRPSSRRYTSADQHANGYADDTAFGWVESLNDISLKWGEA; this is encoded by the coding sequence TTGCGTAACCTCGATCCCACCTTCAGAGCGCAACTCACGCAGTCGGTATTCTCGCCTGTGCTGTTCGTCATGCTGACTTTTCGGTCGCAGACGATGTACCTCTGTTCCGCCCCATTCAATGTGGCCTTCAGCGGTCAGACCTTCCTCGGTCTTGGCACCTTGGGCGGCATATCCGCCACCCAAGAGGGAACTGAAGTACAAGCTGACGGCATCAGCCTGACCATCTCTGGTCTTGATCCCAAGATCGCGACCGAATGCGAGAGCGACATCCAGCCATTAGCCCCAGCAAAGTGCTGGCTGGGCTGCATGTCGCAAGGCCTATTGATAGGTACTCCCTATCTGTTCTTCAGCGGAGTGGTCGATACGCCGACGAGTAACGTAACGCCCCAGTCCATGAGCATCACTCTAAAGCTAGAGAGCCGGATGCTGCTGCTGAACCGGCCATCGTCCAGGCGCTATACATCCGCTGACCAACACGCCAACGGCTATGCCGACGATACGGCGTTCGGATGGGTTGAATCCCTGAACGACATCAGCCTCAAGTGGGGTGAAGCCTAA
- a CDS encoding HK97-gp10 family putative phage morphogenesis protein has product MSDSADIELTGFDEVLAALDSLPEQVDDFQRQALRAANDVIRPALVAATPYSTETPTGTALRPGELKGAVTSRISVGHLGADSTLTVGFGKLGYVARFVDEGHENPTAKAQNALKRTPPHPFVRNVIDTTAEAAHDAYVTTMTALVEGAINGS; this is encoded by the coding sequence ATGTCCGACTCCGCAGACATCGAGCTCACCGGCTTCGATGAGGTACTCGCAGCCCTAGATAGTCTTCCAGAACAGGTAGATGACTTCCAACGGCAAGCCTTACGTGCTGCCAATGACGTCATCCGTCCTGCATTGGTGGCAGCAACGCCGTACAGCACGGAAACACCCACAGGCACAGCCCTGAGGCCGGGTGAACTGAAGGGAGCCGTGACCTCACGTATTAGCGTGGGTCACCTTGGCGCAGACAGCACGCTCACGGTCGGTTTTGGCAAGCTCGGCTACGTCGCCCGCTTCGTTGATGAAGGCCACGAGAATCCCACCGCCAAAGCCCAGAACGCCCTGAAGCGTACACCACCACATCCCTTTGTTCGCAACGTCATTGACACGACGGCAGAAGCCGCTCATGACGCCTATGTGACCACCATGACCGCTCTGGTCGAAGGCGCTATCAATGGCAGCTAA
- a CDS encoding phage tail tube protein, with product MSSPSNLTASHAFTGRGGTLSISSDGTTFTSVNGIKTVTFSAPKTSFADTTSLSTAGAVKTSLPTTIDPGTVTLAVIADQTDTGQLMLNSVFYSQTVLAVKVQYPVQVGMTTGLLRSFAAYVSTSGLANLSLDDAGSYNIDLQITGQITDTAGA from the coding sequence ATGTCCTCTCCCTCAAATCTGACTGCCTCTCACGCCTTCACCGGACGTGGCGGCACCCTGTCTATTAGCTCGGACGGTACGACTTTCACATCCGTCAATGGCATCAAGACCGTCACTTTCAGCGCTCCGAAGACCTCTTTCGCTGACACGACATCTCTGTCCACTGCCGGTGCGGTTAAGACTAGCCTGCCTACGACCATTGATCCCGGCACAGTGACGCTAGCCGTCATTGCGGATCAGACTGATACGGGCCAGCTCATGCTCAATTCCGTCTTCTACTCGCAGACGGTCCTTGCGGTGAAGGTGCAGTATCCCGTACAGGTGGGAATGACCACCGGCTTGCTGCGTTCGTTCGCTGCCTATGTCAGCACCTCTGGCCTAGCAAACCTGTCTCTTGACGATGCTGGCTCGTACAACATAGACCTTCAGATCACCGGACAGATCACCGACACTGCTGGAGCCTAA
- a CDS encoding DUF3168 domain-containing protein, giving the protein MLEEGLFQLLTSDSDVASCISTRYFPLMLPDDAALPAVTYQRVSTVTSPTLNGFTDLVQVRLQIDTWATTYADARRAAQAIQNAIEGFLGTLPDGTAVAAATLLSQMDTYESVARYYRVTTDYRIIASR; this is encoded by the coding sequence ATGCTCGAAGAAGGCTTATTCCAATTACTCACTTCTGACAGCGATGTCGCCAGTTGCATCTCCACTCGGTATTTCCCGCTGATGTTGCCGGATGACGCCGCTCTTCCCGCAGTTACCTATCAGCGAGTGAGCACGGTTACCAGCCCAACGCTGAACGGATTCACGGACCTCGTGCAGGTCCGTTTGCAGATCGACACGTGGGCAACAACCTATGCTGACGCGCGGCGTGCCGCGCAGGCCATCCAGAACGCCATTGAGGGCTTCCTTGGCACGCTGCCGGACGGTACAGCCGTCGCTGCAGCCACTCTGCTCTCGCAGATGGATACCTATGAATCGGTTGCCCGGTACTACCGCGTGACGACCGACTACAGGATCATCGCCTCCCGCTAA
- a CDS encoding phage head closure protein yields the protein MLRAGSLNRRITIQSQATTQDAYGQQVNTWDDLLTCWASIKAVTSKEVYAASGYTSQVSHKITIRYPTVAISSKMRVLYETRLFHIQAINDPSEGREQLDLLCLEVDDGS from the coding sequence ATGCTAAGAGCCGGTTCGCTGAACAGACGAATCACCATCCAGAGTCAAGCAACGACTCAGGACGCATATGGGCAGCAGGTGAACACCTGGGATGATCTGCTGACTTGCTGGGCTTCCATCAAGGCCGTGACCTCGAAAGAGGTCTATGCAGCCTCTGGCTATACCTCTCAGGTTTCGCACAAGATCACGATCCGCTACCCGACGGTAGCGATCTCCAGCAAGATGCGTGTGCTCTACGAGACCCGGTTGTTCCACATACAGGCAATAAACGATCCCAGCGAAGGCCGCGAGCAGCTAGATCTGCTGTGCCTTGAAGTAGACGACGGTTCATAA